From a single Papaver somniferum cultivar HN1 unplaced genomic scaffold, ASM357369v1 unplaced-scaffold_133, whole genome shotgun sequence genomic region:
- the LOC113333653 gene encoding uncharacterized protein LOC113333653, protein MAEHTHRLTDAKMGKPSQFYQPSWMSHWVQQRNNLKPQVHNCVVGNDESRLTDWDSNQASTLSVDKGACDIPEYKNTWRYKRDIDVASDVPQSLNEYGGASKTRRLAHVKMFVNTGNLNSARSELRPFPVSNFNQKMTNVLALKKEQSVRESYTSGFQTNDYSDHGCDHLFPSTMLEVPNLPDLPPKVYRSPQEPLQGCKHSVNQPISRPSQEDLPSPNFSLMQHGFELGETSGQSFARRKQEPNASSSYIQSREHKGNAKLSHPEQVCNYHGGSMALLSDNSNDKQYVSQSSGNIYSRQNNASHPPHDHSTRDFPSPSFGGKQVGQNTGFSNIGFLPESFKSFHHLLVAKTDFHLYKKDLMVTESSAVSTEYQGNTLTELKNKDVGDRKSGSLSIKNESSAETETMDIETHQKRNYFMGMASPPANKEFTVGSNPAQFSPSKDKAGRRMIEMKLLDLNQKPASFLTSARSMENMDSSTSRTESFDAELIPFHVPKHDNWHTNLKEDSMYVGLDPSSQQAKRLKLTPSDLIGHGTTNFRNVDAPSIAKVGKQLKQSSNSSETIKEQSMSGKSFTKEDMEMGKTVLSGNGVPASKNLAKGRWDIMQSNPWFRRWRHNVTAASLAKSTEPVNGKPQCSKKSLDEFQTKQLPSIAAMALLGKAMTGVQECEFTDRGSFVVWSTGE, encoded by the exons ATGGCTGAACACACTCATCGCCTTACTGATGCAAAAATGGGAAAACCTAGCCAATTTTACCAGCCTTCGTGGATGTCTCATTGGGTTCAACAAAGAAATAACTTGAAACCACAGGTTCATAATTGCGTTGTTGGCAATGATGAGAGCAGGTTAACTGATTGGGATTCCAATCAGGCTTCAACATTGTCCGTAGACAAGGGTGCATGTGATATTCCTGAATACAAGAATACTTGGAGGTACAAAAGAGACATTGATGTAGCTTCTGATGTTCCTCAATCACTTAATGAATATGGAGGTGCAAGTAAAACTAGAAGACTTGCACATGTGAAAATGTTTGTGAACACGGGAAACTTAAACAGCGCAAGATCAGAATTAAGGCCCTTTCCAGTATCCAACTTCAACCAGAAAATGACGAATGTATTGGCTCTAAAGAAAGAGCAATCTGTTAGAGAAAGTTATACATCTGGGTTTCAAACAAATGACTACTCTGATCATGGTTGTGACCATCTTTTTCCCTCAACAATGCTTGAAGTTCCTAATTTGCCAGACTTACCACCAAAAGTGTATCGTTCTCCTCAAGAACCACTACAAGGCTGCAAGCACTCCGTAAATCAGCCTATTTCGAGGCCTTCCCAAGAAGATCTTCCGAGTCCGAATTTCAGTTTAATGCAGCATGGGTTCGAACTAGGTGAAACGTCAGGCCAGTCCTTTGCGCGCAGAAAGCAAGAACCTAATGCGTCAAGCTCCTACATACAATCCAGAGAACACAAAGGAAATGCTAAACTTTCTCATCCCGAACAGGTTTGCAATTACCATGGTGGTTCTATGGCTTTGTTGTCTGATAATTCGAACGATAAGCAGTATGTGTCTCAAAGTTCTGGTAATATATACTCTAGACAGAATAATGCTTCTCATCCACCGCATGATCATTCAACTAGGGATTTTCCCTCCCCCAGTTTTGGTGGAAAGCAAGTTGGACAGAATACTGGTTTTTCTAATATTGGATTCTTGCCAGAGTCTTTTAAGTCATTCCACCATTTGTTGGTTGCAAAGACTGATTTCCACTTGTATAAGAAAGATTTGATGGTAACGGAGTCATCGGCAGTGTCCACTGAATACCAAGGAAACACATTAACTGAGctaaaaaataaagatgttgGAGATAGGAAATCTGGTTCTTTGAGCATAAAGAATGAATCATCAGCTGAGACAGAAACCATGGATATTGAAACTCATCAAAAGCGCAACTACTTTATGG GCATGGCTTCACCACCAGCAAACAAG GAATTCACTGTGGGTTCAAATCCGGCGCAGTTTTCTCCATCAAAAGACAAAGCTGGAAGAAGAATGATAGAAATGAAGTTACTTGATTTAAACCAGAAGCCTGCATCCTTTTTAACATCAGCAAGGTCAATGGAGAACATGGATTCGAGCACATCCAGAACTGAGAGTTTTGATGCGGAACTTATCCCCTTCCATGTTCCAAAACATGACAACTGGCACACCAATCTGAAAGAAGATAGCATGTATGTAGGTCTGGATCCAAGCAGCCAACAAGCAAAGCGTCTCAAACTAACTCCTTCAGATTTAATTGGTCATGGTACCACCAATTTTAGAAATGTAGATGCTCCATCTATTGCAAAAGTTGGTAAGCAATTGAAACAGAGTTCGAACTCCAGTGAAACTATCAAGGAACAATCCATGTCCGGTAAAAGTTTTACTAAAGAAGATATGGAGATGGGTAAAACCGTGTTGTCAGGAAATGGGGTACCCGCTTCTAAGAACCTAGCGAAGGGACGGTGGGATATAATGCAGTCAAATCCATGGTTTAGGAGATGGCGTCATAATGTAACTGCAGCATCTTTGGCCAAGTCAACAGAACCAGTGAATGGTAAGCCACAATGTTCAAAGAAATCTCTAGATGAGTTTCAGACGAAGCAGCTACCAAGCATTGCGGCTATGGCATTGTTGGGGAAAGCAATGACTGGTGTCCAGGAATGTGAATTCACAGATAGGGGATCTTTTGTAGTCTGGAGTACAGGGGAGTAG